The following coding sequences lie in one Mycteria americana isolate JAX WOST 10 ecotype Jacksonville Zoo and Gardens chromosome 13, USCA_MyAme_1.0, whole genome shotgun sequence genomic window:
- the EIF2B1 gene encoding translation initiation factor eIF2B subunit alpha: MSTDDLIETFKAQLRDDPDVASAVAAIRALLGFLKQDRGETIQGLRSSLLAAINTLSRVDSSVAVSSGGELFLRFISLTSLEYSDYSKCKEIMIERGEIFLRKVSLSRNKIAKLCHPFIRDGARILTHAYSRVVLRVLEAAVESKKRFSVYVTESQPDQAGQKMAKALRKLNIPVTVILDAAVGYIMEKVDLVLVGAEGVVESGGIINKIGTNQIAVCAKAQNKPFYVVAESFKFVRLFPLNQQDVPDKFKYKADTLKTSQNLTQEHPWIDYTSPSLITLLFTDLGVLTPSAVSDELIKLYL, from the exons ATGAGCACGGACG ACTTGATCGAGACGTTCAAGGCGCAGCTGAGGGACGACCCCGACGTCGCCTCGGCCGTGGCCGCCATCCGCGCGCTGCTGGGCTTCCTCAAGCAGGACCGAG GGGAGACTATCCAGGGCCTGAGGAGCAGCCTGCTGGCCGCCATCAACACCCTGTCACGGGTGGACTCCTCGGTGGCCGTCTCCTCCGGCGGGGAGCTCTTCCTGCGCTTCATCAGCCTCACCTCCCTGGAGTACTCG GACTACTCCAAGTGCAAGGAAATCATGATCGAGCGCGGGGAGATCTTCCTCAGGAAGGTCTCTCTCTCGAGGAACAAAATCGCCAAGCTGTGTCATCCGTTCATCAGAGATGGTGCC cgaATATTGACACACGCCTACTCAAGAGTGGTCCTCAGAGTGTTGGAAGCAGCTGTTGAGTCAAAGAAGCGATTCAGTGTTTACGTCACTGAATCACAGCCAGATCAAGCAGG gcaaaaaatggcaaaagcctTGAGGAAGCTGAACATTCCTGTGACTGTGATTCTGGATGCTGCCGTTGG CTACATTATGGAGAAAGTGGACCTGGTGTTAGTTGGTGCTGAAGGTGTAGTTGAAAGCGGAGGCATTATTAACAAG ATTGGCACTAATCAAATTGCTGTGTGTGCCAAAGCTCAGAATAAGCCATTTTATGTGGTAGCAGAAAGTTTCAAGTTTGTAAGACTTTTTCCTCTAAATCAGCAGGACGTCCCAGATAAGTTTAAG TACAAAGCAGACACTCTGAAAACAAGTCAGAATCTAACACAGGAGCATCCCTGGATTGACTACACATCACCATCGCTAATTACGTTACTGTTTACAGACCTCGGTGTGTTAACTCCATCAGCTGTCAGTGATGAACTTATTAAACTCTATCTGTAA